The sequence below is a genomic window from Paramisgurnus dabryanus chromosome 4, PD_genome_1.1, whole genome shotgun sequence.
CATTTAGTGCCACTCTTGCAAAGTGATAAAATGCATCTACTTTCAACCAATAACCAAAGGCACCTGCCATCCTTTCTAGCAATTAAAGAATTGTGCCCCATCCTCATTATTGACAGGATGAAGATAGTCATCCTCTTTCCCTTGGCCTTTATCCGCCAAATTTCCGAATAAGAACTTGCTTCGGGAGGAACCAGCTGCCGCAGGGTTACTAAACACCAAAGGCTGACTGTAAGAATGGCTGCCCGCATCAGATTCGGTATCACTAGACTCTGTTCCACTGCTAGTTGAACCGTCTATCATTTGGACCGGGCTTTTGTGGTCATTAGCACTCAGTCGACTTCCGTAGAGTTGTTGGAAAGTGTTGGATGGAGCTTGACCATGGCCGTTAGTAGAAACACGCTGCTCTACGGCAGCCATATGTTTGGCCCTCGAGCCTTCCGGTCGTAGTTTATTAGCCGGAGTGGAACTCAGTTGGCTCAGAATCATGGGGTCTGTGTCGGAGCGGTTACGCATACCGTTATGCAGTTTTTGCAAATGCGGTGACCGACTGACAATTGGGGAGTAGCTCCCATAATGTTGGGCCTCTCCCCCAGACTGGCCTTTGGAAAGATAACGGCTACCATCATCCCAAAAGCGACGACCACTACAGCCAATCTGCTCTGCACAATTGCTGGTTTTGTGAAAAGTACTCAACACTGGGCTGCAATTTGCACTCCTGGAAGCTACAACGTGGCTTGTAGGTGACTTGGACCCGTGTCTGTCTGAACCTTGAAACATTTCGTCAACCAGGGTACTGCTGAAGGGAAGAACCCTTGGTGATCCGTTTCCACAAAATGACCCATTCGACGACTGGCTACAATTGAAGGTGTCTGAACTCTGACCCAACCGATGGCTGGTCAAAGGAGATTCCCTAAATCTAGACCGGATCGCTCCGTTGCCAATTTGCGGACTGCTTCCATAACCGTTACTTTTTCCTGCTATACGCCTGACTGGCTCAACCTCATCATTGTCATGTGTGCGGGAGCGAGGTGTGGTGATGCAACCTTTGACCAAATCATATTCGCTATCTATATCGCTGCAGTCTATGTAAGGTATCGAGGAGCTGCTACCCTTGGCAGCCAGTGATGCTAGACCTGTGCTCAGATGCTCGGCCTGCTGCTTGGATGGGGACGGCTTCAACCGAGCGTCCGTCTCGTCGAGGGTCCCGTTCCGGCATCCGTTGGTCTGTGAGGTTAGGCTCCCCGTGAAACGTTGGAGAGACGGGTTTTCGACGGTCACTTGGGTGCGATGAGGGGAGTCCACC
It includes:
- the LOC135736121 gene encoding uncharacterized protein; this encodes ASLAAKGSSSSIPYIDCSDIDSEYDLVKGCITTPRSRTHDNDEVEPVRRIAGKSNGYGSSPQIGNGAIRSRFRESPLTSHRLGQSSDTFNCSQSSNGSFCGNGSPRVLPFSSTLVDEMFQGSDRHGSKSPTSHVVASRSANCSPVLSTFHKTSNCAEQIGCSGRRFWDDGSRYLSKGQSGGEAQHYGSYSPIVSRSPHLQKLHNGMRNRSDTDPMILSQLSSTPANKLRPEGSRAKHMAAVEQRVSTNGHGQAPSNTFQQLYGSRLSANDHKSPVQMIDGSTSSGTESSDTESDAGSHSYSQPLVFSNPAAAGSSRSKFLFGNLADKGQGKEDDYLHPVNNEDGAQFFNC